The Desulfoscipio gibsoniae DSM 7213 genome contains a region encoding:
- the spoVG gene encoding septation regulator SpoVG produces the protein MNVTDVRVRKVLTEGKMKAIVSVTLDDMFVIHDVKVVEGQNGLFVAMPSRKTPGGEFRDIAHPINTFAREIIQDAVLKAYNEAI, from the coding sequence ATGAATGTTACCGATGTGCGGGTGCGCAAAGTGTTGACCGAGGGAAAAATGAAGGCAATTGTTTCGGTAACCTTGGATGATATGTTTGTCATTCATGATGTCAAAGTAGTGGAAGGTCAAAACGGGTTGTTTGTGGCCATGCCCAGCCGTAAAACCCCAGGTGGTGAATTTAGAGATATAGCCCACCCTATTAATACCTTCGCCCGGGAAATAATTCAGGACGCGGTACTCAAAGCTTATAATGAAGCTATATAA
- a CDS encoding heavy-metal-associated domain-containing protein — MGDNDRTVRETVWVGGLHDADGGREIEHNLIQVDGVEHVQVELNEGAVTVDYDPAVISGEYLRRTLNSLGYSPYVRY; from the coding sequence TTGGGCGATAACGACAGAACTGTCCGAGAAACGGTTTGGGTGGGTGGATTGCACGACGCGGATGGCGGTCGAGAAATTGAACATAATTTAATCCAGGTGGACGGGGTGGAGCATGTACAAGTTGAATTAAATGAAGGCGCGGTGACCGTTGATTACGACCCGGCGGTTATAAGTGGTGAATACTTGCGCCGGACCCTGAATTCCCTGGGCTATTCGCCATATGTACGCTATTAA
- the glmU gene encoding bifunctional UDP-N-acetylglucosamine diphosphorylase/glucosamine-1-phosphate N-acetyltransferase GlmU has protein sequence MRLAAVILAAGKGTRMKSGLPKVLHQVCGRAMVEHVLLAVQKVGVQKTVLVVGHQGELVAEMVGDQVETAYQAEQLGTAHALLQCRDALKDFNGDILVVCGDTPLLRHQTLSQLYTEHSRSGFAATVLTADLSDPAGYGRIIRSTTGGILKIVEQKDATPAELLVSEINTGVYCFKADGLFEALSEIRSDNAQGEYYLTDIIEYYISRGDSVGAVFAGDAAEIIGVNDRCQLAVVEKVLRRRILDKLMMSGVTIMDPASIFIDDTVHIGPDSIIYPFTFIEGKSKIGENCTIGPSSRLVNVSLGSRVNVQNSVITESRVGDGCNIGPFAYIRPGCVLEKDVKVGDFVELKNSHLGEGSKVPHLSYVGDAEVGRGSNIGAGTITCNYDGEKKSSTKIGAYAFIGSNTNLVAPVVVGDGAITGAGSTITKDVPPGALGVARDKQKNIEGWAQKRKKLSGKK, from the coding sequence ATGCGGTTAGCAGCGGTAATACTGGCGGCAGGCAAGGGAACCAGAATGAAGTCAGGTTTACCCAAGGTCTTACACCAAGTGTGTGGGCGGGCCATGGTGGAGCATGTGCTCCTGGCAGTGCAAAAAGTAGGTGTTCAGAAAACCGTTTTAGTGGTGGGCCATCAAGGTGAATTAGTGGCGGAGATGGTGGGTGATCAGGTAGAAACAGCCTACCAGGCGGAGCAACTGGGTACGGCCCACGCACTGCTGCAGTGCCGCGATGCTCTTAAGGATTTTAATGGTGATATACTGGTGGTTTGTGGAGACACACCGCTGCTGCGGCACCAAACACTGTCCCAATTGTATACTGAACACAGTCGCAGTGGGTTTGCAGCTACCGTGCTGACAGCGGATTTGAGCGACCCTGCCGGTTATGGGCGGATTATTCGCAGTACCACTGGTGGTATATTGAAAATCGTAGAGCAAAAGGATGCCACCCCCGCCGAACTGTTAGTTTCGGAGATCAATACCGGTGTTTATTGCTTTAAAGCCGACGGGTTATTTGAAGCACTGTCGGAGATTAGATCTGACAATGCTCAGGGCGAATATTACCTAACGGATATAATTGAATACTATATCTCCCGGGGTGACTCTGTGGGCGCTGTATTCGCGGGTGATGCTGCTGAAATTATAGGCGTAAATGACCGTTGTCAGTTGGCAGTGGTGGAAAAGGTGTTGCGCCGGCGTATTCTGGACAAGCTGATGATGTCTGGGGTTACAATTATGGACCCCGCATCAATCTTTATAGATGATACTGTACATATTGGACCGGATTCCATTATATACCCTTTTACCTTTATAGAAGGAAAATCGAAAATTGGCGAGAATTGTACTATAGGACCATCATCCAGGTTGGTCAATGTCTCTTTGGGGAGCCGGGTCAACGTGCAGAACTCGGTAATTACCGAAAGTCGGGTGGGGGATGGGTGCAATATCGGTCCCTTTGCTTATATTCGCCCGGGATGCGTGTTGGAAAAGGACGTCAAAGTAGGAGATTTTGTGGAGCTTAAAAATTCCCACCTCGGTGAGGGTAGTAAAGTACCGCACCTGAGTTACGTGGGTGATGCCGAGGTGGGGCGGGGATCAAACATTGGTGCCGGCACCATTACTTGCAACTACGATGGTGAAAAGAAATCATCCACAAAAATTGGTGCATATGCTTTCATCGGCAGTAACACTAACTTGGTGGCTCCAGTGGTGGTTGGTGATGGTGCCATAACCGGAGCAGGTTCCACTATCACCAAAGATGTGCCCCCCGGTGCGCTGGGTGTAGCCCGGGATAAACAGAAAAATATTGAAGGCTGGGCTCAAAAAAGAAAAAAATTATCCGGAAAAAAATAA
- the ispE gene encoding 4-(cytidine 5'-diphospho)-2-C-methyl-D-erythritol kinase translates to MLVKAYAKINLLLDVLGTRPDGYHELVTVMQTLELHDTVVITKAREIELIVEGADLPCGRDNLAFRAADLLRRQVGYAGGASIKLIKRIPLAAGLAGGSADAAAVLCGLNSLWGLGMRMGKLLDLGAVIGSDVPFCLQGGTALVRGRGERVDPLPGLPSLGVVLAKPCFGVSTAEVYHRYDDIENPLHPDSQGMLQSVRGGDVSGLVACLGNALEQVTSSMHPEIEHIKSILAATGALGVLMSGSGPTVFGLFDNETAARQAAGRLKNGNFGVWVTNFYDPRS, encoded by the coding sequence ATGCTGGTTAAGGCATATGCCAAGATCAACCTGCTTCTTGATGTATTGGGCACAAGACCGGATGGATATCATGAACTGGTCACCGTTATGCAGACCCTGGAACTGCATGATACAGTGGTTATTACTAAAGCCAGGGAGATTGAACTTATTGTAGAGGGGGCTGATTTGCCCTGCGGCCGGGATAACCTGGCCTTTCGGGCGGCCGATTTGTTGCGTCGCCAGGTAGGCTATGCCGGGGGTGCCAGTATTAAACTAATTAAACGGATTCCCCTGGCTGCCGGGTTGGCCGGGGGATCGGCGGACGCAGCTGCGGTTTTGTGCGGTTTGAATAGTCTCTGGGGCTTGGGCATGAGAATGGGTAAACTGTTGGACCTGGGAGCCGTTATTGGTTCGGATGTGCCCTTTTGTCTGCAAGGCGGCACGGCCTTGGTGAGGGGACGTGGTGAAAGGGTTGATCCGTTGCCCGGTTTGCCATCGCTTGGTGTGGTGCTGGCCAAGCCTTGCTTCGGGGTAAGTACGGCAGAGGTGTATCATCGATATGACGATATTGAAAATCCGCTGCATCCTGACAGCCAGGGTATGTTGCAGTCTGTGCGTGGGGGCGATGTGAGTGGTTTAGTTGCTTGTCTGGGTAACGCCTTGGAGCAGGTTACTTCTTCTATGCACCCGGAAATCGAACATATTAAAAGTATTTTAGCTGCTACCGGTGCCTTGGGTGTTTTGATGAGCGGCAGTGGACCTACTGTATTTGGTTTGTTTGACAACGAAACTGCGGCGCGGCAGGCAGCGGGCAGGTTGAAAAATGGCAACTTTGGGGTTTGGGTTACCAATTTTTATGACCCCCGAAGCTGA
- a CDS encoding Fic family protein gives MWPMKNRAGEYRTNLTGELQYKSFIPKPLPPDPPIEIGEETAGLLSKANRSIGILEGLSRQIPNIELFVSMYVRKEALLSSQIEGTQATLDDILDPKIEENTNRHVADVINYIKASQYAKARLKELPICNRLIKETHRVLMQNVRGEEKNPGEFRRSQNWLGPVGSTLKNARYITPNPEDMIEAMSDLEKFINNEDELEPLIKTALIHYQFETIHPFLDGNGRIGRLLINLFLMEKKILSYETLYISYFLKRNRIEYYDRLTEVRAKGNFEQWVKFFLLATYESALDAIQTIGELVKLHNKNREIVKNTGKAAKTIMKVFNYLEGSPIIDIKKTSEELGVSFNAASNAVNKLVRLGILKQTENVQRNRVFAYEEYLNILRKDT, from the coding sequence ATGTGGCCAATGAAAAACAGGGCAGGAGAATATCGAACCAACTTGACCGGCGAACTTCAATACAAATCATTTATACCAAAGCCACTGCCGCCGGACCCGCCTATCGAGATCGGCGAAGAGACCGCAGGTCTTTTGTCCAAGGCGAACAGAAGCATCGGCATTTTGGAAGGTCTTTCGAGGCAGATACCGAATATTGAGCTTTTTGTTTCTATGTATGTTCGCAAAGAGGCCCTCTTGTCTTCACAGATAGAGGGAACGCAGGCTACTCTGGATGATATTTTAGACCCGAAGATTGAGGAAAACACCAATCGCCATGTGGCGGATGTCATTAACTATATAAAAGCATCACAATATGCAAAGGCAAGGCTTAAAGAGCTGCCCATTTGCAATCGTCTCATTAAAGAAACCCATAGGGTCTTAATGCAGAATGTTCGGGGGGAGGAAAAAAATCCGGGAGAATTCAGACGCAGTCAGAACTGGCTGGGGCCGGTAGGCAGCACGTTAAAAAATGCCCGCTATATTACGCCTAATCCAGAGGACATGATAGAAGCCATGTCTGATTTGGAAAAGTTTATTAATAACGAGGATGAGCTGGAGCCTTTAATTAAAACCGCTCTGATTCATTATCAATTTGAAACCATCCACCCGTTTTTGGACGGCAACGGGAGAATCGGACGGCTTTTAATCAACCTTTTTCTGATGGAAAAAAAAATTTTAAGTTATGAAACCTTATACATCTCTTATTTTTTAAAGCGCAACCGGATTGAGTATTATGACCGTTTGACGGAGGTTCGAGCAAAAGGAAACTTTGAGCAGTGGGTTAAATTCTTTTTGCTGGCCACCTATGAGTCTGCACTGGACGCCATCCAAACCATTGGTGAATTGGTTAAACTGCATAATAAAAATAGGGAGATTGTAAAAAACACAGGAAAAGCCGCTAAAACCATCATGAAGGTATTTAATTACCTGGAAGGCAGCCCCATCATTGACATCAAGAAAACCAGTGAAGAGTTAGGGGTATCTTTTAACGCGGCGTCCAATGCTGTTAATAAACTTGTCCGGCTGGGTATTTTAAAACAGACGGAAAATGTTCAAAGAAACAGGGTGTTTGCCTACGAAGAGTATTTAAACATTCTGCGTAAAGACACCTAG
- a CDS encoding ZIP family metal transporter produces MINILIHALIAGLGTCLGAAVIMLFGQMKEWMLALLLGLASGVMAAVVMMDLLPTSLAYGSPGICLLGFAGGFLLVNGLDFLLTKLMPGRHTSQVYLRMGYLIALGIAMHDLPEGIAIAAGYSASAQLGPMLALAIGLHNIPEGMATAAPLRASGMGGGRVITLNALISLVTPLGTLLGLFILQASPAINALLLALAAGAMIFIVTEKLVPASMGNHGIFALCGMAIGFCFMLRINSLF; encoded by the coding sequence TTGATTAATATACTAATTCATGCCCTTATCGCCGGACTGGGCACCTGCCTGGGTGCAGCAGTAATAATGCTTTTTGGACAAATGAAGGAATGGATGCTGGCGCTATTACTGGGGCTTGCTTCGGGTGTAATGGCAGCTGTGGTCATGATGGATCTACTGCCTACATCACTGGCCTACGGCAGCCCGGGTATTTGCCTGCTGGGTTTTGCCGGCGGCTTTTTACTGGTAAACGGCCTTGACTTTTTACTTACTAAATTAATGCCCGGCCGCCATACCAGTCAGGTTTACTTGCGTATGGGTTATTTAATTGCTCTGGGCATCGCTATGCATGATCTGCCCGAAGGTATCGCCATAGCCGCGGGTTACTCGGCTTCGGCACAACTGGGGCCAATGCTGGCCCTGGCCATTGGACTGCACAATATACCGGAGGGCATGGCCACCGCGGCCCCTTTAAGGGCCAGCGGCATGGGCGGCGGCCGGGTAATTACCCTCAATGCCTTAATTAGCCTGGTCACCCCTCTGGGCACATTGCTGGGTTTATTTATACTGCAAGCTTCACCTGCTATTAATGCACTGCTTTTAGCCCTTGCCGCCGGTGCCATGATATTCATCGTAACTGAAAAGCTGGTACCTGCCTCAATGGGCAATCACGGCATTTTTGCCCTGTGCGGTATGGCTATTGGCTTTTGTTTTATGCTCCGGATAAACTCACTTTTTTAA
- a CDS encoding 50S ribosomal protein L25 — protein MANFNLQVDYRYQRGKSYRKRLARRDMIPGVVYGKAVGSIPVEMELKPLKKILSEGANSLIDLTIKGSGGEEERHYKVLIKDMQYGAIKHNLLSVDLHQISLDNVIQAVVPINFTGAVNDGIVQYTLRELQISCLPADIPREVVVNVDGLSVGDTIAVRDIAVPDNVELLDDPATTVVTVVAQRTEETTDVEGEPGDGEMGADGDETQA, from the coding sequence ATGGCAAATTTTAATCTGCAAGTCGATTACAGGTATCAAAGGGGTAAAAGTTACCGCAAACGGTTGGCCCGCCGGGATATGATACCGGGGGTGGTTTACGGCAAGGCGGTGGGCAGTATCCCTGTGGAAATGGAGTTAAAACCGTTAAAAAAGATTTTATCCGAGGGTGCCAACTCTTTGATTGATCTTACAATCAAGGGGTCGGGAGGTGAAGAAGAGCGACATTACAAAGTGCTGATTAAAGATATGCAGTACGGTGCTATAAAGCATAATTTGCTTAGTGTGGATTTGCACCAGATTTCTCTGGATAATGTTATTCAGGCGGTCGTGCCGATTAATTTTACAGGAGCGGTTAACGACGGTATTGTGCAATACACTCTGCGGGAGTTGCAGATATCCTGTCTGCCTGCTGATATACCACGGGAAGTGGTCGTTAATGTTGACGGTCTCTCTGTGGGGGATACCATTGCTGTCCGGGATATTGCAGTTCCGGATAATGTGGAGTTGTTGGACGATCCCGCCACCACTGTGGTAACTGTAGTGGCGCAGCGAACTGAGGAAACAACAGATGTTGAAGGTGAGCCCGGTGATGGTGAGATGGGCGCGGACGGAGATGAAACACAGGCATAA
- a CDS encoding nucleotidyltransferase family protein, protein MIDALVLAGSPNNGALRECSAARYEAMIDIKGKLMVEYVVDALRQCDRIGRIAIVGPRTELAAHFNCGKREILVEHGGHLTENVLRGLQGLPGAQRVLLLTSDIPLITRRAIENFIDLCGDEQADLYYPVVPREVVEKRYSTTRRTYVQLKEGIYTGGNIFLFNPGIVEECMPRGQKLVDARKSPLKLCRLVGLLFLIKFLMKNISLQEAQKKVSLLLGIKGRVVISPFPEVGVDVDKPSDLELVNKQLGLA, encoded by the coding sequence GTGATTGATGCTCTAGTGCTGGCCGGTAGCCCTAATAACGGTGCTTTAAGGGAGTGCAGCGCCGCCAGGTATGAAGCTATGATTGATATCAAGGGTAAATTGATGGTGGAATATGTGGTGGATGCACTCAGGCAATGTGATCGTATCGGGCGGATAGCCATTGTTGGCCCTCGAACTGAGCTGGCGGCGCACTTTAATTGCGGCAAGCGAGAGATACTGGTGGAGCATGGTGGTCATCTCACTGAAAATGTGCTGCGGGGCCTGCAAGGACTTCCCGGTGCCCAAAGGGTATTGCTGCTTACCTCTGATATTCCGCTGATTACCCGGCGAGCCATTGAAAACTTTATCGATCTCTGTGGTGATGAGCAAGCTGATTTGTATTACCCCGTAGTGCCCAGGGAAGTGGTTGAAAAACGGTATTCCACTACCAGGCGCACTTATGTGCAATTAAAAGAGGGTATTTATACAGGGGGCAATATTTTTTTATTTAACCCGGGTATTGTGGAAGAATGCATGCCCCGGGGGCAAAAGCTGGTTGACGCTCGAAAAAGCCCGTTAAAGCTTTGCCGTCTGGTGGGTCTGTTATTTTTAATTAAGTTTTTAATGAAGAATATTTCATTGCAGGAGGCACAAAAAAAAGTATCGCTGCTGCTCGGTATTAAGGGGCGGGTGGTGATTAGCCCCTTCCCTGAAGTAGGGGTGGATGTGGATAAGCCCAGCGACCTTGAGTTGGTGAATAAACAATTGGGATTGGCCTGA
- a CDS encoding L,D-transpeptidase family protein, whose translation MAPSKLEAGSRLSINTVIRKLYYYNGERLIKEYPVAVGKPSTPTPPGNYKVKNKTVNPGGVLGTRWMGLTIPGGNYGIHGNNNPSSIGQAVSLGCIRMHNHHVEELFPQIPIGTPVHIYSRYQTDAVPAFKPATESNSAGGGNGKTYTVQPGDTLWKIAQSFNTTLETLIAINNITNPNRIAIGQIITIP comes from the coding sequence TTGGCGCCTTCCAAACTAGAGGCCGGCAGCCGCTTGTCCATTAATACGGTCATTCGCAAATTATATTATTATAACGGAGAGCGGCTAATTAAAGAATACCCCGTAGCGGTGGGTAAGCCTTCCACTCCCACCCCACCGGGCAATTACAAGGTCAAGAATAAAACAGTCAATCCCGGAGGCGTTCTGGGAACCCGCTGGATGGGACTAACCATCCCCGGCGGTAATTACGGTATTCATGGCAACAACAACCCTTCATCCATCGGGCAGGCCGTATCGCTGGGCTGTATCCGTATGCATAACCACCACGTCGAAGAACTTTTCCCCCAAATACCTATCGGTACCCCGGTGCATATATACAGCCGCTACCAAACAGACGCGGTTCCCGCTTTCAAACCCGCTACCGAAAGCAACAGCGCCGGAGGCGGAAACGGCAAAACATATACAGTTCAGCCCGGTGATACCCTGTGGAAAATAGCACAATCCTTTAATACAACACTGGAAACACTAATTGCCATCAACAATATCACCAATCCCAACCGGATAGCCATAGGGCAAATTATTACCATTCCCTAA
- a CDS encoding ribose-phosphate diphosphokinase: MPSRQRLKIFTGNANFALAEEIAHYLGVSVGAAKVTRFSDGEIQVKINESVRGADVFIIQPTCEPVNEHLMELLVMVDAVRRASARRITAVTPYYGYARQDRKARARDPITAKLVANLITASGARRVITMDLHAGQIQGFFDIPVDHLPGVPLLAQYFMQQKVDNVVVVSPDLGGVQRARDLAERIGAPIAIIDKRRPEPNVAEIMNIIGDIRGKKVIMIDDIIDTAGTITQGAAALKKWGAEDIYVCCTHPVLSGPAVERLAGAPIREVLVTNTIPLPESKVINKIKILSVAPLLGEAIIRIHEDLSVSKLFD; the protein is encoded by the coding sequence ATGCCATCCCGACAACGGCTGAAAATTTTTACCGGGAACGCCAACTTTGCCTTGGCGGAGGAGATTGCTCACTATCTTGGTGTTTCCGTGGGAGCTGCCAAGGTCACTCGTTTTAGCGATGGGGAAATACAGGTTAAAATAAATGAAAGCGTGCGGGGAGCAGATGTTTTTATTATTCAACCCACCTGCGAGCCGGTAAACGAGCATTTAATGGAGTTGCTTGTTATGGTGGATGCCGTGCGCAGGGCATCGGCCCGCAGGATTACCGCAGTAACTCCCTATTACGGGTATGCTCGGCAGGATCGTAAGGCCCGGGCCCGCGATCCCATCACTGCCAAACTGGTTGCTAATTTAATAACTGCCAGTGGTGCCCGCCGGGTTATTACCATGGATTTACATGCCGGGCAGATCCAGGGCTTTTTTGATATACCGGTAGATCATCTACCTGGTGTACCCCTATTGGCCCAGTATTTTATGCAGCAGAAAGTGGACAATGTAGTGGTGGTAAGTCCTGATTTGGGCGGTGTGCAGCGGGCCAGGGATTTAGCGGAAAGAATCGGTGCCCCCATTGCCATTATCGATAAAAGACGTCCTGAACCCAATGTGGCTGAAATAATGAATATTATCGGTGACATTCGCGGTAAGAAAGTAATTATGATTGATGATATTATAGACACGGCCGGTACTATTACTCAGGGAGCAGCGGCTCTTAAAAAATGGGGGGCGGAGGATATTTATGTTTGTTGTACTCACCCCGTACTCAGCGGCCCTGCGGTGGAGCGGTTGGCCGGCGCGCCCATCAGAGAGGTGCTGGTTACCAATACTATTCCCCTGCCGGAAAGTAAAGTGATAAATAAAATTAAAATACTTTCGGTGGCACCGCTTTTGGGAGAGGCTATTATTCGCATACATGAGGATTTATCGGTAAGTAAACTTTTTGACTGA
- a CDS encoding YbaB/EbfC family nucleoid-associated protein, with amino-acid sequence MMNNMGNFMPLVQELQEQLKKMTVKVSAGEGAVQIVMNGNQEVVQLHFKPESVQDPARLAQLTTEAFNEGMRESKKMVREQLSKLTGGLAIPTVPGLI; translated from the coding sequence ATGATGAACAATATGGGTAATTTCATGCCGCTAGTGCAAGAACTGCAGGAACAATTGAAAAAAATGACGGTTAAAGTAAGCGCCGGTGAAGGAGCGGTGCAGATAGTGATGAATGGCAACCAGGAGGTGGTGCAGCTGCACTTTAAGCCTGAATCGGTTCAGGACCCGGCCCGGTTGGCCCAGTTGACCACCGAAGCTTTTAATGAGGGTATGCGGGAATCCAAAAAAATGGTGCGCGAGCAATTATCCAAATTAACGGGCGGCCTGGCCATCCCTACTGTGCCGGGTTTGATTTGA
- a CDS encoding GntR family transcriptional regulator, with amino-acid sequence MNEPKLIPIKLDNYKPLREIVFETLREAIIQGRLAPGERLMEIQLAEEMGVSRTPVREAIRKLELEGFVVMVPRKGAYVAGISVKDIVDVFEVRAALEALAAGLAAERATAEELEEMERASLHIYEAGDGQIDSIVERDTNFHNLIYRASRNQRLVQIITLLKEQIQRFRTASLSQPGRLKHAVDEHKAIIEAISDRNAELAYHLAREHIETAEQTFLNALGEVKKGD; translated from the coding sequence TTGAACGAACCGAAATTAATACCGATTAAACTAGATAACTATAAACCCCTGCGGGAAATAGTATTTGAAACTCTACGGGAGGCAATCATTCAGGGACGCCTTGCGCCAGGGGAGCGACTAATGGAAATCCAGCTGGCCGAAGAAATGGGGGTTAGCCGCACCCCGGTGCGGGAGGCCATCAGGAAACTGGAACTGGAAGGTTTTGTCGTCATGGTTCCGCGCAAGGGGGCTTATGTGGCGGGCATTTCCGTAAAGGATATCGTAGATGTTTTCGAGGTGCGGGCCGCGCTGGAAGCACTGGCTGCAGGCCTGGCCGCGGAAAGGGCTACTGCCGAGGAGCTTGAAGAAATGGAGCGGGCTTCGCTGCATATTTACGAAGCGGGCGATGGCCAGATAGATAGTATAGTTGAAAGGGATACTAATTTTCATAATTTAATCTATAGAGCCAGCCGCAATCAGCGTTTGGTACAAATAATCACTCTTTTAAAAGAGCAGATACAGCGTTTCCGTACAGCGTCACTATCTCAACCCGGACGTTTGAAACATGCCGTTGATGAGCACAAGGCCATTATTGAGGCTATAAGTGACCGAAATGCGGAATTGGCATACCATCTGGCACGGGAACATATTGAAACTGCTGAACAGACTTTCCTTAATGCATTGGGGGAGGTAAAAAAAGGTGATTGA
- a CDS encoding PRC-barrel domain-containing protein: protein MRKSKQFISMPVISLEEGQQIGIIKGLVIDPGLKRVAALMIEQKGWFNDQKFIPYINVHSVGEDAVTIKHGTMVQKGTNLPEIISLTKNKVKVNGARIVTESGTLLGEADDYYVNMASGEMIGMEFSGSFMNGLFSGKAFLDINHVLTIGKDMIVCSDQALDEAVKLDGGLQEKLRGVRESTSHIWESTVQKTRELGSNVNSSIIKIKRSKKTSDENTPPIDEPITETKEQIDHLAPIEQPEEPTAPNNPPHKN from the coding sequence ATGCGCAAAAGCAAACAATTTATATCCATGCCGGTAATAAGCCTGGAAGAGGGTCAGCAAATCGGCATCATCAAAGGCCTGGTGATTGATCCCGGGTTAAAAAGGGTGGCTGCCCTGATGATAGAACAAAAAGGTTGGTTCAACGATCAAAAATTCATTCCTTACATCAATGTCCACAGTGTAGGCGAAGACGCTGTCACGATTAAGCACGGCACCATGGTGCAAAAAGGTACCAACCTGCCGGAAATAATCAGCCTGACAAAAAATAAAGTTAAAGTAAACGGTGCCCGTATCGTAACCGAAAGCGGCACCCTGCTGGGTGAAGCAGATGATTATTACGTAAATATGGCTTCGGGGGAAATGATCGGCATGGAGTTTAGCGGTAGTTTTATGAATGGCCTATTCAGCGGCAAAGCCTTTTTAGATATTAATCATGTCCTTACCATAGGTAAAGATATGATCGTCTGCTCAGATCAAGCATTGGATGAAGCAGTCAAACTGGACGGGGGTTTACAGGAAAAATTGCGCGGTGTAAGGGAATCCACAAGCCACATATGGGAGTCAACTGTACAAAAAACACGGGAACTGGGTTCTAATGTAAACAGTTCTATCATTAAGATTAAACGCAGTAAAAAAACCAGCGACGAAAACACTCCCCCGATTGATGAACCTATCACCGAAACTAAGGAGCAAATAGATCATTTAGCGCCCATTGAACAGCCGGAGGAACCCACAGCACCCAATAACCCACCCCATAAAAATTAA
- a CDS encoding DMT family transporter: protein MSAKLLALLIAAASGVAMALQGSLNAALGKIIGLLETTFIVHLVGLLVIFLLLFVFRMGDGDWHRYAEAPWYTYLGGILGVVIVYLVVRSIPVLGVAVATTAIIVGQVLMACLVDHLGMFGLERVPFTWYRVAGTALMASGAFLLLKK, encoded by the coding sequence ATGAGTGCTAAGCTGTTGGCATTGCTGATCGCCGCTGCATCAGGGGTGGCCATGGCACTGCAGGGCTCGCTTAACGCTGCTTTAGGTAAGATAATCGGTCTATTGGAGACCACTTTCATAGTGCATTTGGTGGGTTTATTGGTAATTTTTTTGCTGTTGTTTGTGTTCCGCATGGGTGACGGTGACTGGCACCGCTATGCTGAAGCGCCCTGGTATACGTATCTTGGCGGTATACTGGGTGTGGTTATTGTATATTTAGTGGTGCGCTCCATTCCCGTTCTAGGGGTGGCGGTGGCTACCACCGCTATTATTGTGGGTCAGGTGCTGATGGCCTGCCTCGTAGATCATTTGGGGATGTTTGGCCTGGAAAGAGTGCCCTTTACCTGGTACCGGGTGGCCGGTACCGCTTTAATGGCCTCGGGCGCCTTTTTGCTATTAAAAAAGTGA